In one Brassica oleracea var. oleracea cultivar TO1000 chromosome C9, BOL, whole genome shotgun sequence genomic region, the following are encoded:
- the LOC106318484 gene encoding kinesin-like protein FRA1 yields MESDDCSVKVAVHIRPLIGDERLQGCKDCVTVVSGKPQVQIGSHSFTFDHVYGSTGTPSTEMYQECAAPLVDGLFQGYNATVLAYGQTGSGKTYTMGTGCGDTSQTGIVPQVMNALFTKIETLKDQIEFQIHVSFIEIHKEEVQDLLDPSTINKSDTTSNGKVAHVPGKPPIQIRESSNGVITLAGSTEVSVSTLKEMAACLDQGSVSRATGSTNMNNQSSRSHAIFTITVEQMRKINTDSPENGTCNGSLKEEYLCAKLHLVDLAGSERAKRTGSDGMRFKEGVHINKGLLALGNVISALGDEKKRKDGAHVPYRDSKLTRLLQDSLGGNSRTVMIACISPADINAEETLNTLKYANRARNIRNKPVVNRDPVSSEMIKMRQQLEYLQAELSLRNGGTSCAELQALKERIASLETTNEDLCRELHQYRSRYAGVEHSEKDFKDKQADEIVGSVSPDGLKRSLHSIESSNYPMVEATIGDSREIDEEAKEWEHKLLQNSMDKELHELNRRLEEKESEMKLFDGYDPAALKQHFGKKIAEVEDEKRAVQEERNRLLAEIENLASDGQAQKLQDVHAQNLKSLEAQIQDLKKKQESQVQLLKQKQKSDDAARRLQEEIQSIKAQKVQLQHRMKQEAEQFRQWKASREKELLQLRKEGRKSEYERHKLQALNQRQKMVLQRKTEEAAMATKRLKELLEARKSSPREHSGGTNGFGTNGQALQRWLDHELEVMVNVHEVRQEYEKQSHVRAALAEELSVLRQVDEFAAKGSSPPRGKNGGFARASSLSPNARMARISSLENMLGISSNSLVAMASQLSEAEERERAFTSRGRWNQLRSMGEAKNLLQYMFNSLAETRCQVWEKDVEIKEMKDQFKEIVGLLRQSELRRKEAEKELKLREQELATSLASSPLGTPPSAVKHLAEDMNNTHSSPMTVPAQKQLKFTPGIANGKVRDSAAFINANKKMVPMGQVSMRKLSAVGQQSGKLWRWKRSHHQWIVQFKWKWQKPWRLSEWIRHSDETLLKAKPRHKALPNKITNKIM; encoded by the exons GTACAAATTGGATCACATTCTTTTACTTTTGATCATGTATATGGAAGCACTGGTACTCCATCTACTGAAATGTATCAAGAATGTGCTGCACCGCTAGTTGATGGTTTATTCCAAGGCTACAACGCTACGGTTCTTGCCTATGGACAGACTGGTTCAGGTAAAACATACACAATGGGTACTGGCTGTGGAGACACCAGCCAAACAGGAATCGTACCTCAAGTTATGAACGCTCTCTTCACCAAGATTGAGACTCTCAAGGATCAGATCGAGTTCCAAATCCACGTTTCTTTCATCGAG ATTCATAAAGAAGAGGTGCAAGATTTGTTGGATCCTTCCACTATTAACAAATCAGACACTACTAGTAATGGAAAGGTAGCACATGTCCCTGGGAAGCCACCAATACAGATCAGAGAATCATCAAATGGTGTCATCACATTAGCAGGATCCACGGAAGTAAGTGTTAGTACTCTCAAAGAGATGGCTGCTTGCCTTGACCAAGGCTCAGTCAGCAGAGCAACTGGTAGTACCAACATGAACAATCAGTCCAG TCGTTCACATGCCATTTTCACTATCACTGTGGAGCAAATGCGCAAGATTAACACAGATTCTCCTGAAAACGGTACTTGCAATGGGAGCTTGAAAGAAGAGTATCTATGTGCCAAGTTGCACCTAGTAGATCTTGCTGGTTCAGAACGAGCCAAAAGAACTGGCTCTGACGGTATGAGATTTAAAGAAG GAGTTCATATAAACAAAGGCCTCCTTGCGCTAGGCAATGTCATCAGTGCGCTTGGAGATGAGAAAAAGCGTAAAGACGGTGCTCATGTTCCTTACAGAGACAGTAAACTTACACGGCTTTTGCAG GATTCCCTTGGGGGCAACAGCAGAACTGTGATGATAG CTTGCATCAGTCCTGCAGATATTAATGCTGAGGAAACGCTTAACACACTCAAATATGCAAACCGTGCTCGGAACATCCGGAACAAACCTGTT GTTAATAGAGATCCTGTGTCCAGTGAGATGATAAAGATGCGCCAACAGCTAGAATACTTGCAGGCAGAGCTCTCCTTACGAAATGGAGGGACCTCATGTGCAGAACTCCAG GCTCTCAAGGAAAGGATTGCTAGTCTTGAAACTACTAATGAAGACCTTTGCCGCGAACTCCATCAGTACAGAAGCAGATATGCTGGTGTAGAGCATTCTGAAAAAGACTTTAAAGACAAACAAGCT GATGAAATCGTCGGTTCTGTAAGTCCTGATGGGCTGAAAAGGAGCTTGCACAGTATAGAGTCATCTAACTATCCCATGGTTGAAGCCACAATAG GTGATTCAAGGGAGATAGATGAAGAGGCAAAGGAGTGGGAGCACAAACTCTTGCAGAACAGTATGGACAAGGAGTTGCATGAACTGAACCGTCGTCTGGAGGAAAAAGAG TCTGAAATGAAGCTGTTTGACGGCTATGATCCGGCTGCGCTAAAGCAACATTTTGGGAAGAAAATTGCAGAGGTGGAGGATGAAAAGAGAGCTGTTCAG GAAGAGAGAAACCGTTTGCTGGCTGAGATTGAGAACCTTGCTTCTGACGGTCAAGCACAGAAGCTGCAAGATGTGCATGCTCAGAATCTGAAATCTCTTGAAGCACAGATTCAAGACCTTAAGAAAAAGCAAGAGAGCCAAGTTCAGCTACTGAAGCAGAAACAAAAGAGTGATGATGCAGCTAGGAGGTTACAGGAAGAGATTCAATCCATCAAGGCACAAAAG GTGCAGCTGCAGCATAGAATGAAACAAGAAGCAGAACAGTTCAGACAGTGGAAAGCCTCCAGGGAGAAGGAACTTTTGCAG TTAAGGAAAGAAGGCAGAAAGAGTGAGTATGAAAGGCATAAGCTACAAGCTTTGAATCAGCGTCAGAAAATG GTTCTTCAGAGGAAGACAGAAGAGGCTGCAATGGCCACCAAGAGGTTAAAAGAGTTGTTAGAAGCTCGGAAGTCTTCTCCTCGCGAACACTCAG GTGGTACTAATGGCTTTGGAACAAATGGTCAG GCGTTGCAGAGATGGCTAGACCATGAGCTAGAAGTCATGGTGAATGTCCATGAAGTGCGTCAGGAGTACGAGAAACAAAGCCATGT ACGCGCTGCTCTTGCGGAAGAGTTGTCTGTGTTAAGACAAGTGGATGAGTTTGCAGCGAAAGGCTCAAGTCCTCCGAGAGGAAAGAATGGTGGCTTTGCTAGGGCGTCATCGTTGTCACCTAATGCAAGGATGGCTCGAATATCTTCACTTGAGAACATGCTGGGGATATCTTCTAACTCTCTAGTGGCGATGGCCTCACAGCTTTCTGAGGCAGAAGAAAGGGAACGCGCTTTCACAAGCCGTGGGCGGTGGAACCAGCTGAGATCAATGGGAGAGGCGAAGAACTTGCTTCAGTACATGTTCAACTCTCTTGCAGAAACAAG GTGCCAAGTGTGGGAGAAAGATGTTGAAATAAAAGAAATGAAAGATCAGTTTAAAGAGATTGTTGGCCTTCTGAGGCAGAGTGAGCTGAGAAGGAAAGAAGCTGAAAAGGAGCTTAAATTAAGAGAGCAAGAACTTGCAACTTCTTTAGCTTCATCTCCACTT GGAACCCCACCGAGTGCAGTGAAACATTTAGCTGAAGACATGAACAACACACATTCTTCTCCAATGACTGTGCCAGCACAGAAGCAGCTCAAGTTTACACCAGGGATTGCTAATGGGAAAGTGAGAGACTCGGCTGCATTTATCAATGCAAACAAGAAG ATGGTACCAATGGGACAAGTATCAATGAGGAAACTATCAGCAGTTGGACAACAGAGTGGGAAGCTTTGGAGGTGGAAGAGAAGTCATCACCAGTGGATCGTTCAGTTCAAATGGAAGTGGCAAAAGCCATGGAGGCTCTCTGAGTGGATTAGGCACAGTGACGAAACACTTCTCAAAGCAAAACCACGACACAAGGCTCTCCCTAATAAGATCACTAATAAGATCATGTGA
- the LOC106313494 gene encoding adenylate kinase 2, chloroplastic-like — protein MACCVNYISPPRASLSPPPSRSSFSFPGDAVHSLLREPALLLRRHSRSPSIVAPRFQVVAAEKAEPPLKIMISGAPASGKGTQCELITQKYGLVHISAGDLLRAEIASGSGNGKLAKEYMEKGQLVPDEIVVMMVKDRLSQTDSQQNGWLLDGYPRSSSQATALKGFGFQPDLFIVLEVPEDILIERVVGRRLDPITGKIYHLKYSPPETEEIAARLTQRFDDTEEKAKLRLKTHNQNVSDVLSMYDDITIKIKGNRSKEEVFAQIDTALSKMLQQRNNTSPSSLSS, from the exons ATGGCGTGCTGTGTGAACTATATCTCTCCGCCACGTGCCTCTCTATCTCCACCACCTTCACGCTCCTCCTTCTCTTTCCCCGGCGATGCCGTGCACTCTCTCCTCCGTGAACCAGCCTTACTCCTCCGACGTCATTCGAGATCTCCGTCGATCGTCGCTCCCAGATTCCAG GTTGTGGCGGCCGAGAAAGCGGAGCCGCCTCTGAAGATTATGATATCAGGAGCTCCCGCTTCGGGTAAAGGCACACAGTGCGAGCTCATCACTCAGAAA TATGGTTTGGTGCATATCTCTGCTGGAGACCTGCTGAGAGCTGAGATCGCTTCTGGTAGTGGAAATGGAAAGCTGGCGAAAGAATACATGGAGAAAGGACAGCTGGTCCCTGATGAAATCGTTGTAATGATGGTCAAAGACCGTTTATCACAAACTGATTCACAGCAAAATGGATGGCTTTTAGATGGTTATCCGAGAAGCTCATCGCAGGCAACAGCGCTTAAAGGGTTTGGATTCCAGCCTGATCTGTTCATTGTCCTCGAA GTTCCTGAAGATATTTTAATCGAAAGAGTTGTGGGGCGTAGATTAGATCCTATCACGGGAAAGATCTACCACTTGAAGTATTCTCCTCCAGAGACTGAAGAGATCGCTGCTAGACTCACCCAACGTTTTGATGATACCGAAGAGAAG GCAAAGCTGCGGCTGAAGACTCATAACCAAAATGTGAGCGATGTGCTTTCCATGTACGACGATATCACTATTAAG ATAAAGGGAAACCGTTCAAAGGAGGAAGTGTTTGCTCAAATTGATACTGCTCTATCCAAAATGCTTCAACAGAGGAACAACACCTCTCCAAGTTCACTTTCAAGTTGA